From Argopecten irradians isolate NY chromosome 3, Ai_NY, whole genome shotgun sequence:
ATATTTATTTTCAGgatgaaataaatcaaagttATCCTATTCATAATGCGGAAAATTaccataaaaaaatatatcatatgtgATCAAACTCATCAATTGATGTCCGTAATTTATTCTTACTGCTTGAGCCTGAAGTACGTCCCCAACCAGTGATTCTACAGGATCCCGAACCCAAACCAGCCAACACATTATTGCTCCTAGAATTTAGGGGAATGGCCGCAGCGTTACTTCCCAAACTCATTTCCTTCACCATAAGTATTGCAATGTCGTTCGGAAATCCACCACTGCCGATCTGGTACCTTCCATTCTGTGATATGAAAAACAATGCAATACAAGTCCAATGTCGAGAAGAATTGCAATGACTATATCCTTGATGAGTAAAGAGTATATCAGATTAAGAACATTAAgaacattaaaaacattattatttatCTAAAACGATACACGTTATTGGAATCACGTGTAATTGAATTGTCATTTAAATGCCTCAATGTTCCTATTTCTTTTTAAGCTTGATTGCAAATTGagacaaagatttttttaagttCTTAGCAAAGTTACATGGAATATAGATAGTATCACCAAATTAGTTCAGAACTTTTTTGTCTTGATCTTTACTGACACTATTCATGTCATCCTGAATTGCCACCGAATCATACAAAGGGTGGATATATTGTGATTAAGGATGCATATTATTAAAGCAGGTTGACATCAACATGACTGTTAACGTCAACGTTTTCCACATGTCTGAAATTAATAGTTCTAAATAGACATCCTAATATATCCGTACAGTTCCTTGTGATACTGATAGGCGAGTGGTTCATTTATAGACAAGGTGGAATTATTTGAGAATAAAGACACTCACTATCTTCATGCCCGTAGCGGCCGAGATTCCTCCTCCTGAGATGCGACTCCCAGAGCCATATCGTACTGAGTAAGGtcttataaacaaaataaatcattttaaacatttactctcgaaaacaatgaaattacaTTTCGAATACAATCCAATTTGTACGCGGATGTAGATTcattattttagaatttaatattttaattgtcCTACCCAAAGACTGTAGctacatttaaataaaaaagagacTGTTTTGTGGAACTATGGTATAGGAGTGTCACGCAACTTTTCAAAGTTACTAAATATAGACTAAAGCTCAATCCTGGCATTTTACAAGGTACAATTTTCGCCCGATTTATAAGTAAAAACAACTTATGTCAACATTAAATACACAATGAAGAACTCCTTACGTGTATGAGCTCCCCAGACAGTGTGCAGCCGTCAGAATAGCAGTAGAATTTAGTATGACCCCGCCACAAATATGGCTGCCCATTGATCGGAGCGACACCTGCCAAGGGTTATTAGAGATTGTGGCTTGTTCCCCTGAGATTATCCTACTGTTGGTCAGCTGAAATCAAAATGAACCTTTAACATGggatttcatattttgatttttatctcgtgcattggtttattttttgtttcttcggattcacatgttttattttggacGGGGATGAAAGTTTCTTTATATACACTTGCCTGTTCAGCCTCATCGATGAGATCTTGAGAAGGGTGGCTTGGTATCGGTGCCGAATTTGGCAGTGCCGAAGATTCTATAATCACAAAGTATGAAAATATCATTAGATACACGAATCAAGCTTGACTAATTTTATCGATTTATATGAAATGTTGTTAATTTGCTTCCATAGTATTCTGATATTATAAACACTCACTACTGTTAAATGTCAATAT
This genomic window contains:
- the LOC138319998 gene encoding trypsin beta-like, coding for MMSGLVFVCALLVVESSALPNSAPIPSHPSQDLIDEAEQLTNSRIISGEQATISNNPWQVSLRSMGSHICGGVILNSTAILTAAHCLGSSYTPYSVRYGSGSRISGGGISAATGMKINGRYQIGSGGFPNDIAILMVKEMSLGSNAAAIPLNSRSNNVLAGLGSGSCRITGWGRTSGSSSSLPTILQGTNVNVLTDSSCGSIWGNNLNAPLHICVSGDGSGACNGDSGGPLVCENDAGDMELVGVTSWGASGCSTSYPSVYTEVSYYQNFVLYSDTSY